A single genomic interval of Piliocolobus tephrosceles isolate RC106 chromosome 7, ASM277652v3, whole genome shotgun sequence harbors:
- the RHOBTB2 gene encoding rho-related BTB domain-containing protein 2 translates to MDSDMDYERPNVETIKCVVVGDNAVGKTRLICARACNATLTQYQLLATHVPTVWAIDQYRVCQEVLERSRDVVDDVSVSLRLWDTFGDHHKDRRFAYGRSDVVVLCFSIANPNSLHHVKTMWYPEIKHFCPRAPVILVGCQLDLRYADLEAVNRARRPLARPIKPNEILPPEKGREVAKELGIPYYETSVVAQFGIKDVFDNAIRAALISRRHLQFWKSHLRNVQRPLLQAPFLPPKPPPPIIVVPDPPSSSEECPAHLLEDPLCADVILVLQERVRIFAHKIYLSTSSSKFYDLFLMDLSEGELGGPSGPGGACPEDHQGHPDQHHHHHHHHHGRDFLLRAASFDVCESVDEVGGSGPAGLRASTSDGILRGNGTGYLPGRGRVLSSWSRAFVSIQEEMAEDPLTYKSRLMVVVKMDNSIQPGPFRAVLKYLYTGELDENERDLMHIAHIAELLEVFDLRMMVANILNNEAFMNQEITKAFHVRRTNRVKECLAKGTFSDVTFILDDGTISAHKPLLISSCDWMAAMFGGPFVESSTREVVFPYTSKSCMRAVLEYLYTGMFTSSPDLDDMKLIILANRLCLPHLVALTEQYTVTGLMEATQMMVDIDGDVLVFLELAQFHCAYQLADWCLHHICTNYNNVCRKFPRDMKAMSPENQEYFEKHRWPPVWYLKEEDHYQRARKEREKEDYLHLKRQPKRRWLFWNSPSSPSSSAASSSSPSSSSAVV, encoded by the exons ATGGATTCTGACATGGATTATGAAAGGCCAAACGTAGAGACCATCAAGTGTGTTGTGGTGGGGGACAACGCCGTGGGCAAGACTAGGCTCATCTGTGCCCGTGCTTGCAATGCCACCCTCACCCAGTACCAGCTGCTGGCCACGCATGTGCCCACAGTGTGGGCCATCGACCAATATCGTGTGTGCCAGGAG GTGCTGGAACGCTCCCGAGACGTGGTAGATGATGTCAGCGTCTCTCTGCGCCTCTGGGACACCTTTGGAGACCACCACAAAGACCGTCGCTTTGCTTATGGGAG ATCGGACGTGGTGGTTCTGTGCTTCTCCATTGCAAACCCCAATTCCCTCCACCATGTCAAGACCATGTGGTACCCAGAAATCAAGCACTTCTGCCCCCGAGCACCTGTCATCTTGGTGGGCTGCCAGTTAGACCTGCGCTACGCTGACCTGGAGGCTGTCAACAGGGCTAGGCGACCCTTGGCTAG GCCCATCAAACCTAACGAAATCCTGCCCCCAGAGAAGGGTCGGGAGGTGGCCAAGGAGCTGGGCATCCCCTACTATGAGACCAGCGTGGTGGCCCAGTTCGGCATCAAGGACGTCTTTGACAACGCCATCCGAGCTGCACTCATCTCCCGCCGCCACCTGCAGTTCTGGAAGTCCCACCTCCGCAACGTGCAGCGGCCTCTGCTGCAGGCACCCTTCCTACCCCCCAAGCCACCGCCCCCCATCATCGTGGTGCCCGACCCCCCCTCCAGCAGCGAGGAGTGCCCCGCCCACCTCCTGGAGGACCCGCTCTGCGCGGACGTCATCCTGGTGCTGCAGGAGCGGGTGCGCATCTTTGCCCACAAGATCTACCTCTCCACCTCTTCCTCCAAGTTCTATGACCTGTTCCTCATGGACCTGAGTGAGGGGGAGCTGGGGGGCCCCTCGGGGCCAGGGGGCGCCTGCCCAGAGGACCACCAGGGCCACCCTGAtcaacaccaccaccatcaccaccaccaccatgggCGAGACTTCCTGCTCCGAGCAGCCAGTTTTGACGTATGCGAGAGTGTGGATGAGGTTGGGGGCTCCGGTCCTGCTGGCCTCCGTGCTTCCACCAGCGACGGGATCTTACGGGGCAACGGAACAGGGTACCTGCCGGGCAGGGGTCGTGTGCTCTCTTCCTGGAGCCGAGCTTTTGTGAGCATCCAGGAAGAGATGGCAGAAGATCCTCTCACCTACAAATCCCGgctgatggtggtggtgaagaTGGACAACTCCATCCAGCCGGGGCCCTTCCGGGCGGTCCTCAAGTACCTGTACACGGGGGAGCTGGACGAGAATGAGCGTGACCTCATGCACATTGCCCACATTGCTGAGCTGCTCGAGGTCTTTGATCTCCGCATGATGGTGGCCAATATTCTCAACAATGAAGCCTTCATGAACCAGGAGATCACCAAGGCCTTCCATGTCCGTCGGACCAACCGGGTTAAGGAGTGTTTGGCAAAAGGCACCTTCTCAG ATGTGACCTTCATCCTGGATGATGGCACCATCAGCGCCCACAAGCCCCTGTTGATTTCCAGCTGTGACTGGATGGCTGCCATGTTCGGGGGGCCATTTGTGGAGAGCTCCACCCGGGAG GTGGTGTTTCCCTACACAAGCAAGAGCTGCATGCGGGCCGTGCTGGAATACCTCTACACGGGCATGTTCACCTCCAGCCCCGACCTGGATGACATGAAGCTCATCATCCTAGCCAACCGTCTCTGCCTGCCACACCTGGTTGCCCTCACAG AGCAGTACACAGTGACCGGGCTGATGGAAGCAACCCAGATGATGGTGGACATCGATGGGGACGTCCTTGTGTTCCTGGAACTGGCTCAG TTCCACTGTGCGTACCAGCTGGCCGACTGGTGTCTCCACCACATCTGCACCAACTACAACAACGTATGCCGCAAGTTCCCCCGAGACATGAAGGCCATGTCCCCAG AAAACCAGGAGTATTTCGAGAAGCATCGGTGGCCACCTGTGTGGTACCTGAAGGAGGAAGATCATTACCAGCGGGCACGGAAGGAGCGTGAGAAGGAGGACTACCTCCACCTCAAGCGGCAGCCCAAGCGGCGTTGGCTCTTCTGGAACAGTCCGTCCTCTCCGTCCTCCTCAGCAGCCTCCTCCTCATCCCCGTCTTCCTCCTCGGCTGTGGTCTGA